The following proteins are co-located in the Heptranchias perlo isolate sHepPer1 chromosome 30, sHepPer1.hap1, whole genome shotgun sequence genome:
- the LOC137299857 gene encoding ADP-ribosylation factor-like protein 5B isoform X1, with protein sequence MGMFLAKLMGLFCNQEHKVIIVGLDNAGKTTILYQFLMNEVVHTSPTIGSNVEEIVVKNTHFLMWDIGGQEMLRSTWSTYYTNTEFVILVVDSTDRERLTLTKEELYKMLAHEDLRKAAVLVLANKQDMKNSMSAAEISKFLTLTSIKDHPWHIQACCALTGEGLGQGLEWMTMKTVAK encoded by the exons ATGGGGATGTTCCTGGCCAAATTGATGGGACTCTTCTGTAATCAAG AGCACAAAGTTATCATTGTTGGGCTGGACAACGCAGGGAAAACGACCATCCTTTATCAGTT TCTGATGAATGAGGTGGTTCACACGTCACCCACAATCGGCAGCAATGTGGAAGAAATAGTTGTGAAAAACACCCATTTCCTAATGTGGGACATTGGGGGCCAGGAAATGCTGCGTTCAACATGGAGCACGTATTATACAAACACAGAG ttCGTCATTCTAGTTGTAGACAGCACAGACCGAGAGCGGCTCACACTGACGAAAGAGGAACTCTACAAAATGCTGGCACATGAG GACCTCCGGAAGGCAGCTGTGCTGGTATTGGCCAATAAACAGGACATGAAGAACTCCATGTCGGCAGCTGAGATCTCCAAATTTCTAACACTAACGTCCATCAAAGACCATCCGTGGCACATCCAGGCCTGCTGTGCACTCACAGGAGAAGG GCTGGGTCAAGGGCTGGAATGGATGACAATGAAAACAGTAGCAAAATAG
- the LOC137299857 gene encoding ADP-ribosylation factor-like protein 5B isoform X2, with protein sequence MGMFLAKLMGLFCNQEHKVIIVGLDNAGKTTILYQFLMNEVVHTSPTIGSNVEEIVVKNTHFLMWDIGGQEMLRSTWSTYYTNTEDLRKAAVLVLANKQDMKNSMSAAEISKFLTLTSIKDHPWHIQACCALTGEGLGQGLEWMTMKTVAK encoded by the exons ATGGGGATGTTCCTGGCCAAATTGATGGGACTCTTCTGTAATCAAG AGCACAAAGTTATCATTGTTGGGCTGGACAACGCAGGGAAAACGACCATCCTTTATCAGTT TCTGATGAATGAGGTGGTTCACACGTCACCCACAATCGGCAGCAATGTGGAAGAAATAGTTGTGAAAAACACCCATTTCCTAATGTGGGACATTGGGGGCCAGGAAATGCTGCGTTCAACATGGAGCACGTATTATACAAACACAGAG GACCTCCGGAAGGCAGCTGTGCTGGTATTGGCCAATAAACAGGACATGAAGAACTCCATGTCGGCAGCTGAGATCTCCAAATTTCTAACACTAACGTCCATCAAAGACCATCCGTGGCACATCCAGGCCTGCTGTGCACTCACAGGAGAAGG GCTGGGTCAAGGGCTGGAATGGATGACAATGAAAACAGTAGCAAAATAG